The stretch of DNA ACTTTAGTGGATCGGTTCACAGCTCGTTGAATAACGTACTTTCCAACAATGACATTGTGCATGGCTTTCAGCACATGATCTATCAACCCTGTATCACCAACATGCAGACGGGCTGCATCACGAACCTCTTGTCTGGTCATCCCATTATGGCAGCCTTTGCTCTCTTCTCTCTTTTCTTTCAAGGCATCAACAATGACACCTGCAGCATGCTCGAGTCTCCTAACCGGCCATCTACTAGCCATATTAGCAGCAAGATTGGAAAATTTTCTGCATTTGAAGGATTTTTCTTTGGCAAATGGACAGTTCTTAATAGGAGTTCCAGTGGAAATTTTCCAGGAACAAACCTTGACAGGTGCAAAAAAGCGCGAGTTTTTCCGAGAACATTGTGAAATTGCTGCAGAAATGGTTGTCCGATTTTCGACAGGAGTTTTCATCTTCAAAGTAAGAATGAATCTGAAGAGATCTCGAACTGTAACCAAACTGGCCTCACTAAGATTTCTGTACTGGTGGATAATCTGTTTAATAAACGTGAATTCATTTGTGAAACTGAGATCATCAATTACTTGATCCAGCTCTAAGGAGCTGAGAATATTTATAGCCTTTTCATAGTTATGCATCTTAGAACCCCCTTCAATCCCATTTATGCAGAGTAAATGCCCAAATCCGTTGCAGTGAATCAAACCATGTAAGAAATGAGATTGAAGATCAAAAGCACCCTCATCAAGAGACTTATTCCACTCATCATCAACTGGAATTATAAAATGGTACTTTCTTTTTGACACGAAATGGTTGCTCCAGCCTGCGTTATTAAAATTAACAAAGGATAAAAACAGCATAACATTGCTTGcacaaacaaaaaataaaaaataaaacacaaacCCCACATCAAATTCACGCGAAGCCTGGTCCACAACAAATAGAATAAACAAAAGGGACTCCATTTTTTCACTAACCAGCGCAGTGGCAGTAATCGCAGAAGGGCCTGTTAGAatgcttcacgttttcttcaaCCGTAAACAGAGGAAGTACAACGCCCTTGCTCTCGTACACCAAACGGGCATTCCCTCCACATCGTAATCCTCGAGCGCCGCAGATTCTCGAAGAAAATGGCGGATGTTATCGCGAAAGGCACCGCTCAGAGAAACGGGGCAGCCCGGTTCCGCGAACGTGTGAAAGCTATAAAACTTTTTGGGATTCTTTGTGTTCGTGTGAAGACCAAGAAATGTAGGCTATATTGTTTAAGCTCGTGAAAAGTGTCTTCCTTTCTCACTCGGATTTCATTGCTTCGAACTGAAAAATAGCTCGAAATCTTTCAGAAATGCAAAATCTTGGTGAACGGTTGAGGTTTTAGAAGATCTGGGTAGTCCAAATTGTTTGCAAAGAACTCAAattctgaaaatttcggttgaGGTTAACTGCATTGCGCGGTTGATTTGAGGTTAGAAGAGGATCCCGTTTCACGAAATGGGCCATTTATTTGCAGAGAGAAATTGTTTAGTCATCTTCAAGTGGAGGTTGAGGCAAGCTTACAGAGTTTACGAGACGAATCGGGGCCGTTGAATTGCTGGTGGTAAACCAGAGATTGGACAAAATTATTAGAATGAGAATTATCCAAATAAACAATGGAGTCGGAAGCGGCGACTAGAAGTCGACCTGATGCTGACGTGGAAGGGCCCGAAACATTTGGTTGCATTAAATAGCTAAcaatattcataaaaaaaaatggaatGGAGTGAAGAAACTATTGAGAATTTAtttgaataaatatttataaaaagttTTTATAATAATGCTATTTACAAaacttttataatttttttttttaaaagttgctttaaatataaatatgtatttgaacaattattttataaaaatgtatGAAAGATGTTTGGACAACTATTCTATATAAAAAATACCTTTTAATTCTAGTTTAACATGCTTTTTATTCTAAAAACATCAACAAACGCCCCTACATTGTATACTTAGATAGcacttttttaaaatattttttcaaaacattttataaaaatattatcagaacacatattttaagttattttcacTAATACTAAAAacgtttttaaaatatttgtccaaacaaatcataaataaatgttttcataaatcataactagatCAGTCTACTTTAAAATAGCGATTCAACCTTTCAGTTCAACTGGACGGTCGGACCTGAATactgttatattatataatatagttaaaactatattttaaattttaaaaatcttaaatacatataaataacaaaaatttcaccaaagttttaaaatctaaacaacatacatataatcaaaatattatatttatatatatatatatatatatatattaccactaataaaaaagttttaaatataagaaataataaattctaaaaaatttaaaaaatctgagATAAGGTTtgcatgtatttaaaaaaagtgcttatgaaaaaaaaatcaaatattacaTAGCATGATGATTGATTTTTCCCATTTGATCTAGATATTAGATTATATAttggaaaaaaatatacatacatgTACAGAAAAAATTACATTTCACGTAgcttgcattttttttttttgggttatgTTATGGTTCGATTCATAATTTTAGTCCAGTAActtacatttttttaattttgataatttttcaCCAAAGCGGTTAATTAACATTATATATGTAATTAGTATTCGTCGTCAAGTAGACATTTTTCAATAACATCTCATCATTTTTTGATAGTGCAATATCAGTAGTACGATTGAGAAAAGATTAAAAAATGCaagataattaaataaaatcataaactaATCGACATATAGACCAAAAATGAAACAAAAATTACGGGactgaaaatataattttcttacTTTGATAATTTTCTTACATGTATTTTTTCCCAAATCTGGAATTTACATATAAcagtcattttttttatttggtaCAAACTCCAACAAATTTCACGTAGACAGTATATGTGGATAAAACAGTAATACAAGCAAGTAAATAAGCAATACAAACACGATTTATTTCTGGGGGACAAAACTTAGATGTTATACTATATATTAGTCCTTAATAACATTAATCGACATAATTTATGCATCCATTTTCGAAAACGTCGAAATGCCCGTTTGACTGTATGATCCTTCCCAATTACTTCCATCAAATTTCCTGATCTCGACATGAGTCAGTGTTCCAGGGTCTACACATTTGAATGTAACTGCAACACCATCGGGGTTCGACCTTGGGATATAGAATGAAGTTATGCCACAGACTCTGCAGAATGTATGCTTCGCTGTGTGTGTGCCAAAAGTATAAGTTGTTAGAAACAGTTTAGAATCTTCGTCTATTTCAAACTGCTGCGATGGGACGATAAAGTGAGTGTTCCCTCTCATCGAGCAATTTGTGCAATTGCATTGCCAGGCCACAACACTCTTTGGAGCTCGTACTTGCCATCTCACTCTCTTGCAGTGGCATCCGCCTTTGTGTATTGCCCTCTCAGAGTCCATTTTAGAGTTTTGCATCtgtttaaatttaaaaacatggCTGCAAATTGAATAATCTAATGCATTGATAGATGTCTAGCCGAAGAAACACATTTAAAGGCCAAAGAGAAGAAACAACTAGAAATTGATCTATTTGGTGCAACAAGAGAAATCAACAACCAGGAAGCATACAAAATGTACTTGACAATATACACACATCGTGATAAAAAATTTACAGTATCTTGAATAAGTTTTCGTAAAAACCACCTCAGTACCAGCAGTAAAGACAGCTGTTTGCAATACATTGTTTCAAATCAAAATGACTATTTCATCATGAGACAAAGGTAACCGGTGTTAATGGCATGACAGAAAAAACTCATCAGAATAATAAGGAAATGGGACCAATGGCACAACACTCAGTTTCTAACTCAAGAATTGAGAAACGTGGTTCTTCATACTTCACAAGTTGTAGCATGTTAATGCAACTATGCAAGAGGCACATTATGGAAAAAAATCCTCTACAAAATTTCCTGTAACATTGCTATGTGTAGAGTTTTTATTGGTGTAATTTATGATACAGTTAAAAAATCAGTTGAAATTCGATACATGTGCAACCAATAATTGTTGTAACAGGAAATGTTGTAGAAGATTTTCTTCCATTATTATGTGCGTTTAAATACAAATACACTTCCTTACCATATCAGCACAAATATAAATATGGAAGCCAAATATTAGTGGTGAGATGCTGAGAGCAGCATTTCTCTTGCATTCTATGAGAGCAAAAAGTACATTAGAAGGGGATTTTGGGAGACAAgtggtttttcatatttcacAATTTGTAGCATGTTAATGCACGAGGCGCATTACTAAATGTACATCTGAATACAAAGACACTTGACATATTAGCTCAATATTTGAATATCGAAGCCAAATAATCAGTGGTGAGATGCTGAGAGCAGCATTTCTTCTAGCTTTCTGGTAGAACAAAACGGAGATTAGAataaattttgggtgaaatgtGGTTTTTCATACCTCACAATTTGTACCATGCTAATGCAAGAGAAGCTCAATATCTGAATGTTAAAGCCAAACATTAGTGTTAAATACTGAGAGCAGCAGTTTCTCTTGCTTTCTAGGAGAGCAAAATATAGATTAGAAGGAATTTTCGGAATCAGTGCTGGACCTCATCATATCCCCGAGACACCCTGACCCCTATGCTGTCTGTTCCTTCTTCCTACCAAAGGAAAAGTTCTAACATTAGCTCAGTAGCTACGTACGATAGATTAGGTCATTAGGTGAATCCACCTTTTGCTATGGTATTTCTCCTGTATCCATCCAATATGTGTATGGCTATCTCCTCACTACCAGCAAGTACATTCGTATCTCTTCAGCCATGTTAGGGCCTCAGAGGTCCATCCTCTCCTTCGAGCCTTAGAGTCCCTACCTTTCAGAATGATAGACTCAACTCTGGGATGTTGGACATCCCTGTGCTTCGGTTGTAATGAAAGGAGTTGGATTCTACATTCCCTTATATAACATAGTAGCCATACCTCGATCTCTTAAGTTTCGAACAACAATGGGAAGAGTTATCAACATGAACCAAAGAGCCTCAAACAGGTATCCCGCATCATATCTGAGGAATGCTGATTGAGAAAGTGTTTTGGGGGTGACAAGTACAGCTCCAATTTTAGCTACCCATGAACCACACCTTTTAGCTTTATGAGATGCCCTTTCAAGACATAACAAGAGGGAGAAACACGAACCGCGTGCGAAATGAAAACAATATACATGGATCATTGCTAGTTGCGAAGGCGTTGTGATCTTACACCCAATTTTACTCTAGATAAAATTTCTCTGCGATGCAAACTATGATAAAGTTTAACAAAACAAAACAGCTGAaaacaatttatttttcattaacaaCTCAAGAAACACGTAATAATAAAGGAGACTCATTTTTGCCAAGAACAGAGCTTTCATCGTAAAACCAATTCACAAGCAAAAACCACTTCCCAAATCTACAAGAAACAACAATCTATGAACCATTTAATAAATACAGAATACATCAATCAATTAAATCTGATTTTTTTTCCGTCTAATTTCCAAAAAATGTTAGATTCTCCTCGAAATAAATCCCTCGTTAACAAAAATACTAAGATgaataaaagaagaaaatgCAAATGTTTCCTGTGTATATACATCCTTTTCTCATCTTTACCTTAAAAGCAAAGAAAATCAATTTAGCTTCTTTGATTTAAACAGTAACAGTTCATAAAATATATGCTTATATAACAACGAACTTGAAATTGAAACAAATATTGGTAACTAAAATAACGACCAAAGAACGAGGGACTAACTATGAAACTGAGATTTCTTTGGTTAGAAAAACTTCAATTTATCTGCCTGGATCGCTATAATTTTTCTTGGGAGGATAATTAGTGACAGTAAACGGCAGATTTATTCGGAGAGCTAACTCCGTGGAGAGGAAATGATAATAACCAAATTCCAAACATCTAAACATTATTGTTTTATTAATAGCCACCCCAATTAGATATTGTGGGCAAGTCATGTCAATTAGTTCGTGTGTCAATACAAATAAAAACACACTTGAGCCTACTTTAATGTCAGGGTTAAAGGCCCAACACCGAGCCCATTGATCTTTTGTGTATGGGTATCTCGGGGTTGGGGGCAACCAACACATCATTCAACCAAGATGTACGTCTAGATTTAGATCTAAACAAAGAAGACATTCGTCCAATGGGTTAGAAGacaccaaaaataaaagaaaattgcAAAGTGAAATCGGGGCATGGAGGGTGTGACATGTAAATTTAGACAATATGTTTGTAAAATTTACTGATCATACAAGCATTAAaaaagctgaagttgaagtgaaataaaaataacttgAAGTAGAAAAGATGAAGAAAAAAATATGGCTTACCCAAAATTCAATTGGATGAATACGTAATCCTTTCGAATGACACTTTGTAAATGACAGAAGATCAATTTATCTTCCATGAACATCTATATCAAGGATGTCAAGAGAATTGGAAAAGATATTTTAATCTAAAATAAATTACactatgaaatatttttaagtaagaaatatacttaaaaataatattattatttattttaagtaataataatttaatttgtttaaataaaattgaaaatatatttatttaatataagataAGAATAAAGATAGATGAGTTGTCAACGAGACCCACAAATAGtgaaattaatattaatatgaaTGTGGAAGAATAAATGTCTTAATATAATTGATGTGTGTGAACCAAAGATTTTTGATGAGGTAGTAAATATTATAACACTCACCAATATGGatgtttttataaattatttaattaattactcATTAAATATCTATTGAGCTcataaaacatattatttttaaactatATTATTAATTCACACGAAGCCTTTAGAATCTTTTAACGTCCATGGCCTAACGTTTTCTACTGTTATTCACAATTTACAACAATTATTTCAATCAGTTCTCATTAATTAACTTACCGctattatttagaataattgaAAGTTTTGAAGTATAACAAACAAAACAAGTATAAAACGGTACTCAAACCCTAATCGATTTTACaacaagagtaggtctcttgtgagacgatctcacgaatctttatctgggagacgggtcaaccctaccgaaattcacaataaaaagtaatactcttatcataaaaagttCTACtattttcatagatgacccaaataagatatatgtctcacaaaatacgacccgtgagaccgtctcaaataACTTATTaccttataataaataaaataaaactttaaaaaagaaaaggatAGAAGAAGCATAATAACAAGAAATGGATCTATCTAGTCATCATTAAATAATTAGATCTTAGTCATTTTGTCTGTACTCCCGTTTGCTAATCGTCCAAAATAATGTTTGAAAGATATGCTAAATTATTAGAGCAAATTTCCACAAACATGATTAAAAAATATTGCACGATGCCGTTTTCAAAAGTGACATTTAATGTTTATAATATGATTATAATGGGTAAGATTATTGCTGTCGTTTGGTTCTCTTCAGATATTTTAATCACTGATCGGAATACTTAcaaaatctttcaaaaattGTGTTTAGTAAAATTAACTTCAACAAACccgtttttctttttaaaaaaaatgtttgttaTAATTGAGTCTCGTATTTGGTTTTTAGGACTTTATATCAGATGGATGAACTGTAAGTAAGTTCAAAAGATTGTTGTTCACATGTTAAATTCGTGTAATCTATTATGTATGAGCTAATTAACTATGCTTAAagaaatgatttattaagtagGACTTTTAATTGAGAAGTTGTTTGAGATTTGATTTATTTAGTGCTTACCCCTCACCACATGTAAATGAATTATGTTTAACATTAtcgataaaaatattatgtgtaGCAAGTATCAATGTTGTCTCAGATATTATAATATTTAGTGACAACACGTAGCAGAATAATAAAACAcacaaataaataacttaaataaaaataatctaGAGATAATTATGTACAAGTATAAATATTTGTCTAATATCTCAAGACAAAATATCATTAGAAAAACAATTATGGTTAACAAACTAGTAATTCTATGAAAAGTTATCTTTCTTAACAAGTTAAAGAATCAATTTGCAttataaaaacaataataaaataataaaaaaaatgcaaaaactATGTGCCAAAACTAGAGCAATAAATTAAACGAAATCTTCAATCAACATTTTCGCAAGTATTGTATTCAGATGTCTCTAACAACCACGACAACACAGTTGTAAATAGTAATCTTCAAACGTGTGGTGCTCTTACTTAATTTTATCTCTGAGAATATTCATCTCTATCTTTCCGTTCTTtttcttctctctttttttgTGCATAAAATATGATCATCGTATTAATAAGCatgtttttccttaaaaatttTTCGTTAATTAGATACCTACAAATCATTTCATTGtaagatatattttataaagaaataaatactcttaatcatatcaaatcacaTATAAAGTTAAACTCtataaaaatttagaaaatCAAAACTCTTAATCAATTATTTAACAGAACCTTGTCAACAAGAaaaacataattttaaaaaataaattataacttAGAgcccaaaaattatttttccttcCACTACCCATTTTTGGAACTTGCACTTAAGGAGGAAATGATACTtaacttttttttatataaaattaaaattaaataaatcatctaACCCTCATTTTCTTTAGCCAATtgatttcttttaaaataaaaacttaataattatttttacttcaaaaattcttatatcaaacagactttatgcaaccttccattataattatttttctcATAAATACAATTAAAACCCAACCTATGTAATCATCATGTTTACCTCCGGCAATCCTTGTACATCTCATCATAGTTAATGGAGACAAATCGAGTACCATACCATAATATTCCATTAATACCTTCTGTTAATGACATTATTTGTAATTAAGTATTCTATCTACTAATCATATCACAAGTCAATGTCAATGTTTATCCATTTTTATAAAATGGCGTGTGTATCAAATTGCTTTTAAGTTGTGATGGAAAATACAAATTAAGACTGACTCCCAAGAGTCCAAAAGAAAGCCACGAGTTTTCTCC from Primulina tabacum isolate GXHZ01 chromosome 3, ASM2559414v2, whole genome shotgun sequence encodes:
- the LOC142539767 gene encoding uncharacterized protein LOC142539767; translation: MQNSKMDSERAIHKGGCHCKRVRWQVRAPKSVVAWQCNCTNCSMRGNTHFIVPSQQFEIDEDSKLFLTTYTFGTHTAKHTFCRVCGITSFYIPRSNPDGVAVTFKCVDPGTLTHVEIRKFDGSNWEGSYSQTGISTFSKMDA